gattttaaaactttaatgttAGATCCACCTTTATTTGTTTGATATGTTAATTAGGTATCTTTTAGGttaccaaataaagaaatattTCCTTTTATGTAAGCTATTTTGAGTCAATTTAagaaattttataaattatttagcattttgcttttttttaTCCATATCGCTAGCTtggaaattaaaaagaaaaaggaaaagtgtTTAAAATTGTATTTATAACTTATTTGAGATggctaaaaaaattaatttgaaatTCTCTCAAGATGGGAAAAGTAAAAGTCATTTATATATTATTGTGAATGATTTTACATGTTTTATAAATTATTCATAAGTTGTgcattttttacattttttgtccaaattataaaataaattttcttaaaGGATCTCCCAATCCCAATAAAAacttataatttttcaaatgctATGTGATATCTCTACAATAATAAAAGTCTCTATACCTAGATGTTCATCTAGTACATCACATATTTGTTTTAACATTCCAAATCATTTGTTAATAGTCTTTTGTGATTATTCTCTATTCAATcaactttttcttaaaaatttcaacCTTTCTCCACAACTAGTAACTTTAATGTTTCATCACATGGTTTCTCTTCTATGCCAAGTGATTGTTGCTCCCGCATGCAAGACTTCAAATTCATCAAATAAATGTCTCCAAATGATTATTACtcttatatacacatatatatatatatatatatatatagagcaAATTATCCGGTTGGCCATTAAACTTTTACCATCGTCGAGTTTTggtcactcaactattaaaagtcTGATTTTGGCCACTCAAATATATAAAAGCGAGACGCGAGACCATTCTGTTAGATTTAGCCGTTAACTTCATGGTGCGTCCGTTTGCACGATTTTCAATATAAAAAGCAGGGTCAATTTAGGAAGTTGAAAATAgaccttcttcttcttgttgtaAAAAGCTAATAAAGATTACTTTACCaactatttataaaattttaaaaaaattgtttacaGAATAGGCCTGAAAAAATAGATGCAGAATAGCGTGCCTGCTGATCAGCAAGCGAATTGATCccccaaaagggaaaaaaaaaaacaaacaaaaaaaaagaaagccccACATCACAGAACCTAAACCAAAAAGCCCACACTGATTGCTCTTTTGACGGATGCTATAGCAGGCAGGAGTACCTTTTTGAGGGTAAAAGCAAGAGTCTTGGAAGTGAATTTTTCCAAGCTATCACGAGCTTTTCTGGCACAATCGACAGCATGAATCTGCATAAAGGGCGGCATGTCAACAGCCACAACCTTGACGCCGGTGCAACAAAAGAAGTCAGCCAACTCAGCTTGCGAGCAGCAAAATGACTTCCTTCTGCCATTCACCGCAAGCGAAATACATGGTCTATTCATTTCACACAACGGCGTGGCTTGATTAGGTTTCTCCAATTCAAGACTCTTCGACATCAAGCCATACGCTTTCTTCACGCCTCTCCTCCTGTCATAGAACTCCTCCTCCTTTTTTTGGGCTCCTCCTCCTCTTGCTCCTGACgatgatttcttgattttaagaTTAGATTTATGCCCGTCTAATAAGGCCTTCTGAGCTGGAGGAGCATTAGCCAGGCCTTCCTAAATGGTCCCTGCTTTTTGTATTGGAAATCGTGCAAACGGACGCATCGATGAAGTTAACGGCTAAATCTAACAGAATGGCCTCGCGTCTCGCTTTTATATATTTGAGTGGCCAAAACCAgacttttaatagttgagtgaccAAAACTCGACGATGGTAAAAGTTTAATGGCCAACCGGATAATTTgctctatatatatatccttttGTCTGTACACGTTCAAAAATAGTACACACGTAAAGTGTGCCAACAGCAAAAATTGTTCGAAACTCAAGGGAGCTTTGCGAAATTATCCCTTTGTTATAAGTTGATTCATCCGTGGCGCGTGGAACGACACGGTTCCGCTGAGAGAAGATGTTCCAGATCGATGGATGGCCCGCCCTTTTGCCGCCAAATCCATATTGTTTTCCCTCCTAATTTTCTCTCACTGGTCACTAGCCGTCTGTCCTCCAACCTTTCCTCGTTACTTACTACTCCTTCAACCTGCCATTTTTTgacagcccaaaaaaaaaatccacccCCACTGCTTGAATTCAATTCATCCGTTGGGTAATCGCACGGGGGATGCAGATAAAGGTGAAGTGCAGCTGCGGTCAAGGCAATTGCCCGGAATGGGCAATTCTGGAACTCCAAGGCGTGGTTGAGGCCCAGCCCTCCTTTCAAGATCGCCTCCGCAATCTCCATATCGGCCTTCTCTGCCGACCCTCGTCTCAGGTTTCCCAATTCCCCACCGTTTCCCTTTTCAATTAATTAATTCCTTTTCTGGCCTGTCAGCCTTCATTTTTAACCATGacaattttctgaatttttctcttctttttttttccctcgctTCTAGCTTCTCGTAGCATATCTGTGAAACTTGTTTCGGTGGGTTTGTAGGAAAGTTACACGTTTACAGTAGGGTACCACGAGTTGACGGGGACGAAGGTGCCCCTGAAGAAGCCTATTTTGGTGTTGAAGAAAACTAGGGTCTCAGATGAGGATGTGGTTgaaggagagggagaggaagaGAAGGATAGTGGAGGGGATATTGCTTCTCCGTCAAATTCAAGGGTACAATTGGCTGTCATTGGAATTATTCGCCACAAGATATTGTTCAAGACCAGACCAAAGGCGCTCATCTCTGGTAATAAATCAAACTTGCATTATCTAATATTGCCCAACTCAGAAATCTAGATCAATCTATTCAACGGAATAAAGTGTTTGACATTTCTTTCCTCATATGCTTCGGTGCTAAATTCAGGACCTCAAACTGTTGCCATGGGAAAAATCAGTACGCCAAGTTCCCTTGCGC
This portion of the Coffea arabica cultivar ET-39 chromosome 2e, Coffea Arabica ET-39 HiFi, whole genome shotgun sequence genome encodes:
- the LOC113733463 gene encoding uncharacterized protein produces the protein MQIKVKCSCGQGNCPEWAILELQGVVEAQPSFQDRLRNLHIGLLCRPSSQESYTFTVGYHELTGTKVPLKKPILVLKKTRVSDEDVVEGEGEEEKDSGGDIASPSNSRVQLAVIGIIRHKILFKTRPKALISGPQTVAMGKISTPSSLAPNCGYTFA